In Frondihabitans sp. PAMC 28766, a genomic segment contains:
- a CDS encoding maleylacetate reductase produces MTDSLVFTHTTLAARVHFGSGLAARHVAAEVEGLGARRVMLITTKSRAAPAGIARDLPVALSWTDVVQHVPVAKAEEARRAAAEADIDLIVAVGGGSTTGLAKAVALTSGIPIVAVPTTYAGSEATDVWGLTDEAGKTTGSDPRVLPVAIVYDAALTVSLPVPLSVASGLNAIAHCVDSLWAPRADPINAGLATEGIRALASGLRSIHADPLSTEGRQNALLGTYLAAVAFASAGSGLHHKVCHVLGGAFGLPHAETHATVLPYVTAFNTPSAPDAERRLADAFGADTGLDGLGALRLDIDAPVALRDYGLAEADVPRAAELILPAVPPSNPRPVTRGDLERLLEAAWAGTPPETL; encoded by the coding sequence ATGACCGACTCGCTCGTCTTCACTCACACGACGCTCGCCGCGCGCGTGCACTTCGGCTCGGGGCTCGCCGCCCGACACGTGGCGGCAGAGGTCGAGGGCCTCGGCGCCCGGCGCGTGATGCTGATCACCACGAAGTCCCGAGCAGCACCAGCCGGGATCGCGCGCGACCTGCCGGTCGCCCTGTCATGGACGGACGTCGTCCAGCACGTCCCCGTCGCGAAGGCGGAGGAGGCCCGACGAGCGGCTGCCGAAGCCGACATCGACCTGATCGTGGCCGTGGGCGGCGGCTCGACCACCGGCCTCGCCAAGGCGGTCGCTCTGACCAGCGGAATCCCGATCGTCGCCGTGCCCACCACGTATGCGGGCTCGGAGGCGACCGACGTCTGGGGGCTCACCGACGAAGCGGGCAAAACCACCGGGTCCGACCCTCGCGTCCTGCCGGTCGCCATCGTCTACGACGCGGCCCTCACCGTGAGTCTGCCCGTGCCGCTGTCGGTCGCCTCAGGCCTCAACGCGATCGCCCACTGCGTCGACTCGCTCTGGGCGCCTCGCGCCGACCCGATCAACGCCGGCCTCGCGACCGAGGGCATCCGGGCGCTGGCCTCCGGGCTCCGCTCGATCCACGCCGACCCGCTGTCGACCGAGGGGCGGCAGAATGCCCTCCTCGGCACCTACCTGGCGGCCGTCGCGTTCGCCTCGGCGGGCTCCGGCCTGCACCACAAGGTCTGCCATGTGCTGGGCGGGGCCTTCGGGCTTCCGCACGCCGAGACCCACGCCACCGTCCTCCCCTACGTCACCGCGTTCAACACCCCCTCGGCGCCCGACGCCGAGAGGCGCCTGGCCGACGCCTTCGGGGCCGACACCGGGCTCGACGGGCTCGGCGCCCTGCGCCTCGACATCGACGCCCCGGTCGCGCTGCGCGACTACGGCCTTGCCGAAGCCGACGTCCCGCGCGCGGCCGAGCTGATCCTGCCTGCGGTGCCGCCCTCAAACCCCCGCCCGGTCACGCGCGGCGACCTCGAGCGCCTGCTCGAAGCCGCCTGGGCCGGCACACCGCCCGAGACCCTCTGA
- a CDS encoding helix-turn-helix domain-containing protein yields the protein MHLESFSTSSVRESTRVALWEDYNARALVGLECHLLTGGALDATETNLDAGALQFAHVTASPHIVERSRQRISRSPADGVALYFTQRGESFFYSADGVLVQHPGSVLICDVSEPFVRGFAQGLEEFAVRIPRAVFDDLAGGMPLKKPVASRFSVGGQAPAAQLDRLLRTTLLSRGPGDRPCAALGAEEAERRALDLLRQILRPDRVDRLAEIRRTASRFIDLNLRDPQLSVATTAGACGVSDRQLTRAFAVVATSPARAILLRRLGLAHSILAGERPGPRAIGDVARWCGFASHAHFSRVFRDHFDRTPESVRDEATTRPV from the coding sequence ATGCATCTCGAGAGCTTCTCGACGAGTTCCGTGCGCGAATCCACGCGAGTGGCCCTCTGGGAGGACTACAACGCCCGAGCCCTGGTCGGCCTCGAATGCCACCTTCTGACCGGCGGCGCTCTCGACGCCACCGAGACGAATCTCGACGCCGGTGCGCTGCAGTTCGCTCATGTGACGGCGAGCCCGCACATCGTCGAGCGCTCCCGGCAGCGGATCAGCCGAAGCCCCGCTGACGGCGTCGCGCTCTACTTCACCCAGCGCGGCGAGTCGTTCTTCTACTCGGCGGACGGGGTGCTGGTGCAGCACCCCGGCAGCGTGCTCATCTGCGATGTGAGCGAGCCGTTCGTGCGGGGCTTCGCCCAGGGGCTGGAGGAGTTCGCGGTCAGGATTCCGCGCGCGGTCTTCGACGACCTCGCTGGCGGCATGCCCCTGAAGAAGCCCGTCGCCTCGCGGTTCTCCGTCGGTGGGCAGGCGCCGGCGGCGCAGCTCGATCGGCTTCTCCGCACGACCCTGCTGTCTCGCGGGCCGGGTGACCGCCCCTGCGCCGCACTCGGCGCCGAGGAGGCGGAGCGGCGCGCACTCGACCTTCTCCGGCAGATCCTGCGGCCCGACCGCGTCGACCGTCTCGCGGAGATCCGGCGCACGGCCTCCCGGTTCATCGACCTGAATCTGCGAGACCCCCAGCTCTCGGTGGCGACGACGGCAGGAGCCTGCGGCGTCAGCGACCGCCAGCTCACTCGCGCGTTCGCCGTCGTGGCGACGAGCCCGGCGCGAGCGATCCTGCTGCGGCGTCTCGGGCTGGCGCACAGCATCCTCGCCGGCGAGCGGCCCGGCCCCCGAGCGATCGGCGACGTCGCCAGGTGGTGCGGGTTCGCCTCGCACGCCCACTTCTCGCGGGTCTTCCGCGACCACTTCGACCGGACCCCGGAGTCCGTCCGCGACGAGGCCACGACGCGCCCCGTGTGA
- a CDS encoding FAD-dependent monooxygenase, with translation MASFHDGIADTSLPDTVSGDVETDVVIVGSGPAGASAALALATLGIPAVMITKYRWTANTPRAHITNQRSMEFFRDMGIEEQVKQDSTPHEMIGDTVFCTSIAGEELGRILTWGTSPARHADYVAASPTLNCDVPQNYLEPILVRNATARGTHTRFSSEYLSHEQDADGVTVQVLDRVTGRPYEIRAKYLIAADGARSKVAADIDLPMEGRMDIAGSMNITFTADIEELVGHRPSVLYWVVQPGSNVGGIGAGLVRMVRPWKEWLIVWGYDIDGPEPVVDEAAATQIVQNVLGLPDLDVTITGTSIWGNNEMYATRLHEGRVFAAGDAIHRHPPSNGLGSNTSVQDAYNLSWKLAAVLRGQAGPALLETYTAERAPVAKQIVLRANRSGREFGELFTALGITDAKTEQDMLEQIEERKANTPRGLAKRKAISAAMDLKNYEFNAHGVEMGQFYTSTAVVSDGSTKPPPTRDPELYYEPSTVPGSPLPHAWVGDTTHKLSTLDLAPSARFTLFTGITGQAWADAAAGVASRLGVDLGAVVIGPGRQFTDLYFDWEKLRGVDEDGVLLVRPDKIVAWRSKSAVDDPAAALTGALTSILSR, from the coding sequence ATGGCGAGCTTCCACGACGGCATAGCCGACACCTCCCTGCCCGACACGGTGTCCGGTGACGTCGAGACCGACGTCGTCATCGTCGGCTCGGGCCCCGCCGGGGCCTCGGCCGCACTCGCACTCGCGACTCTCGGCATCCCCGCGGTCATGATCACCAAGTACCGCTGGACGGCGAACACGCCTCGCGCGCACATCACGAACCAGCGGTCGATGGAGTTCTTCCGCGACATGGGCATCGAAGAGCAGGTCAAGCAGGACTCGACGCCCCACGAGATGATCGGCGACACGGTCTTCTGCACCTCCATCGCCGGCGAAGAGCTCGGGCGCATCCTCACCTGGGGCACGAGCCCCGCCCGGCACGCCGACTACGTCGCTGCCTCGCCCACGCTCAACTGCGACGTGCCGCAGAACTACCTCGAGCCGATCCTGGTTCGCAACGCGACAGCCCGCGGCACGCACACGCGCTTCTCGAGCGAGTACCTCTCGCACGAGCAGGACGCCGACGGCGTCACCGTGCAGGTGCTCGACCGGGTCACCGGCCGCCCCTACGAGATCCGGGCGAAGTACCTGATCGCCGCCGACGGGGCGCGCTCGAAGGTCGCCGCCGACATCGACCTTCCGATGGAGGGCCGCATGGACATCGCAGGATCGATGAACATCACCTTCACCGCCGACATCGAAGAGCTCGTCGGGCACCGCCCGAGCGTCCTCTACTGGGTCGTCCAGCCGGGTTCGAACGTCGGTGGCATCGGCGCCGGGCTCGTGCGGATGGTGCGGCCGTGGAAGGAGTGGCTCATCGTCTGGGGCTATGACATCGACGGCCCCGAGCCGGTGGTCGACGAGGCCGCGGCGACGCAGATCGTGCAGAACGTGCTCGGCCTGCCCGACCTCGACGTCACCATCACGGGCACGTCGATCTGGGGTAACAACGAGATGTACGCGACGCGCCTGCACGAGGGTCGTGTCTTCGCCGCAGGAGACGCCATCCACCGCCACCCGCCGTCGAACGGCCTCGGCTCGAACACGTCGGTGCAGGATGCCTACAACCTCTCCTGGAAGCTCGCGGCCGTCCTCCGCGGCCAGGCCGGCCCCGCACTGCTCGAGACCTACACGGCCGAGCGCGCCCCCGTCGCGAAGCAGATCGTGCTGCGCGCCAACAGGTCGGGTCGCGAGTTCGGCGAGCTCTTCACCGCGCTCGGCATCACCGACGCGAAGACCGAGCAGGACATGCTCGAGCAGATCGAGGAGCGGAAGGCGAACACCCCGCGCGGGCTCGCGAAGCGCAAGGCCATCAGCGCCGCCATGGACCTCAAGAACTACGAGTTCAACGCGCACGGCGTCGAGATGGGCCAGTTCTACACGTCGACCGCCGTCGTGTCGGACGGGTCGACGAAACCGCCGCCCACCCGTGACCCCGAGCTCTACTACGAGCCCTCGACGGTGCCCGGGTCGCCCCTTCCGCACGCCTGGGTCGGCGACACGACGCACAAGCTCTCGACGCTCGACCTCGCCCCGAGCGCGCGGTTCACGCTGTTCACGGGCATCACCGGCCAGGCCTGGGCCGACGCGGCAGCCGGCGTCGCATCGCGCCTCGGCGTCGATCTCGGGGCCGTCGTGATCGGCCCCGGGCGGCAGTTCACCGACCTCTACTTCGACTGGGAGAAACTGCGCGGAGTCGACGAAGACGGCGTGCTGCTCGTCCGCCCCGACAAGATCGTCGCCTGGCGCTCGAAATCGGCCGTCGACGACCCGGCGGCCGCTCTGACCGGCGCCCTGACCTCGATCCTGAGCCGGTGA
- a CDS encoding intradiol ring-cleavage dioxygenase, whose amino-acid sequence MTTTPVSDRQTQREEALIETVVASFDNTPDARLKEVMQSLTRHLHAFVREVRLTEAEWNTAIAFLTDAGHITDDRRQEFILLSDVLGISMQTVAVNNEAHGDATEATVFGPFFVDDAPLIANGGDIAGSAPGQPCWVEGSVRDTEGNPLPGARIEVWEADEDGFYDVQYSDDRVAGRAHLVADDEGEYCFWGLTPTPYPIPNDGPVGKLLDAVHRSPMRASHLHFMVSSPAKRTLVTHIFVAGDPLLTSDSVFGVKESLVLDFAEQAAGSPTPDGRDLGSRTWSRTTFDIVLAPEA is encoded by the coding sequence ATGACCACGACCCCCGTTTCCGACCGGCAGACCCAGCGCGAGGAGGCGCTGATCGAGACCGTCGTCGCCTCGTTCGACAACACACCCGATGCTCGGCTCAAGGAGGTCATGCAGTCGCTGACACGGCACCTGCACGCGTTTGTCCGTGAGGTGCGCCTCACCGAGGCCGAGTGGAACACGGCGATCGCCTTCCTCACCGACGCCGGCCACATCACCGACGACCGCCGGCAGGAGTTCATCCTGCTCTCGGACGTCCTCGGCATCTCGATGCAGACCGTCGCCGTCAACAACGAGGCGCACGGCGACGCCACCGAGGCCACCGTCTTCGGGCCGTTCTTCGTCGACGACGCCCCGCTCATCGCCAACGGCGGCGACATCGCCGGCTCGGCGCCGGGCCAGCCGTGCTGGGTCGAGGGCAGCGTGCGCGACACCGAGGGCAACCCCCTTCCGGGCGCCCGGATCGAGGTCTGGGAGGCCGACGAGGACGGCTTCTACGACGTGCAGTACAGCGACGACCGGGTCGCGGGCCGAGCCCACCTCGTCGCCGACGACGAGGGCGAGTACTGCTTCTGGGGGCTCACCCCGACGCCCTACCCCATCCCGAACGACGGGCCGGTGGGCAAGCTGCTCGACGCCGTGCACCGCTCGCCGATGCGCGCGTCGCACCTCCACTTCATGGTCTCGTCGCCCGCCAAGCGCACCCTCGTGACGCACATCTTCGTCGCGGGCGATCCGCTGCTCACCAGCGACTCGGTGTTCGGGGTGAAGGAGTCACTCGTCCTCGACTTCGCCGAGCAGGCCGCAGGATCGCCGACCCCCGACGGTCGCGATCTCGGCTCGCGCACCTGGTCGCGCACGACGTTCGACATCGTGCTCGCCCCCGAGGCCTGA
- a CDS encoding IclR family transcriptional regulator C-terminal domain-containing protein yields the protein MSPESNVSPVQSFARGLSVITAFDGEHPEMTLSEIAARTGLARATARRFLHTLIEVGYVTTDGRGFRLTARVLELGFSYLSGLSLPEIAQPLLETLSHEVGESSSASVLDGDDIVYVVRVPTRRIMSVGISIGTRFPAHATSMGRVLLAGLSDAALDEHLERLPTTAYTSKTLTSAALIREAVMIARDQGWALVDGELESGLRSIAVPLRGRDGRVSAAVNVSCGVGTPVESMTRDILPRLLDTAMAIGSAGWLG from the coding sequence GTGTCGCCCGAGTCGAACGTCTCCCCCGTCCAGTCGTTCGCGCGCGGCCTCTCGGTGATCACCGCGTTCGACGGCGAGCACCCTGAGATGACCCTGAGCGAGATCGCCGCGCGCACCGGGCTCGCCCGAGCGACGGCGCGGCGCTTCCTGCACACCTTGATCGAGGTCGGCTACGTGACGACCGACGGTCGAGGCTTCCGGCTGACGGCGCGCGTGCTCGAGCTGGGCTTCAGCTATCTGTCGGGCCTCAGCCTGCCCGAGATCGCCCAGCCGCTGCTCGAGACGCTTTCGCACGAGGTCGGCGAATCGAGCTCCGCGTCGGTGCTCGACGGCGACGACATCGTCTACGTGGTGCGGGTGCCGACCCGCAGGATCATGTCGGTCGGCATCAGCATCGGCACCCGCTTCCCCGCCCACGCGACGTCGATGGGCCGTGTCCTGCTCGCCGGGCTGAGCGACGCCGCTCTCGACGAGCATCTCGAGCGACTGCCGACGACGGCGTACACGTCGAAGACCTTGACGTCGGCCGCTCTAATCCGTGAGGCGGTCATGATCGCGCGCGACCAGGGCTGGGCGCTCGTCGACGGCGAGCTCGAGTCGGGGCTGCGATCGATCGCCGTGCCGCTGCGGGGTCGCGACGGGCGAGTGAGCGCCGCCGTGAACGTGTCGTGCGGGGTCGGGACGCCTGTCGAGAGCATGACCCGTGACATCCTGCCTCGCCTGCTGGACACGGCCATGGCGATCGGGTCGGCCGGCTGGCTGGGATGA